In one Pirellulales bacterium genomic region, the following are encoded:
- a CDS encoding DUF1559 domain-containing protein — MGFRRASLGFTLVELLVVIAIIGILIGLLLVAVQASRKSARLITCQSNMRQWSLAMLNYAQAHQGYLPRRGQGVQITTSFYRPDDWFNALPPFMENLSFMTLLGDNLTPQPGDTSVWMCPEMAEKVIPPTNPPSDPTADPNKMYFSYGMNMWLSTQQSIKPDHIDKVGPRTTMVFLSEGNGVHCSLLPAAPTLIAGIYLNFSTIARHADMVNIAFLDGHVAPFRSDYVGCGVGIPDRPDIRWIVPDSSWAGP; from the coding sequence ATGGGGTTTCGACGCGCATCCCTCGGCTTCACCCTGGTGGAACTGCTCGTTGTCATCGCGATTATTGGCATTTTAATCGGGCTGTTGCTAGTGGCCGTGCAGGCCTCCCGTAAAAGCGCCCGCCTGATAACGTGCCAATCGAACATGCGGCAGTGGAGTTTGGCAATGCTGAATTACGCTCAGGCCCACCAGGGTTACTTACCCCGCCGGGGTCAGGGCGTGCAAATCACCACAAGTTTTTATCGACCAGATGATTGGTTCAATGCCCTGCCTCCGTTCATGGAAAACCTGTCTTTCATGACGCTGTTAGGCGATAACCTGACGCCGCAACCCGGCGATACAAGCGTGTGGATGTGTCCCGAAATGGCGGAAAAAGTAATTCCCCCTACTAATCCACCCAGCGATCCAACAGCCGATCCCAACAAAATGTACTTTTCGTATGGAATGAATATGTGGCTGTCGACGCAGCAATCGATCAAGCCCGACCATATCGACAAGGTTGGCCCCCGCACGACCATGGTCTTCCTATCCGAGGGCAATGGCGTGCATTGTTCGTTGCTTCCTGCGGCGCCCACACTCATCGCGGGCATTTACCTTAACTTCAGTACGATTGCCCGCCACGCCGACATGGTAAACATCGCCTTCTTGGACGGACACGTTGCGCCATTCCGCAGCGATTATGTCGGTTGCGGCGTAGGAATCCCCGACCGGCCCGACATCCGCTGGATTGTGCCCGACAGCTCTTGGGCCGGACCTTAA
- a CDS encoding PEP-CTERM sorting domain-containing protein, with protein sequence MCKLSGMKLILAVCSVLAVGFVCASPVLGNPVLGQNDDFQSGAGNWQGGGQATHSDASKVISTGGPAGTGDQYLQIDSSIGMDDTQAAPRLLAISTLPATEWTGDYFDAGVTSVSMWLLNPNPSTTLDMRIAFRDGTTNASPAWVTTNPVVLQPTSGWQFEVFPIDQADMTPVGSPQGTFAAFMSAVQEFRIVDSATATYVGDQFGSQTYFGVDDIMAVPEPSTFVLAGLGLTALIAARRRRRFVPIA encoded by the coding sequence ATGTGTAAATTATCTGGAATGAAATTGATTTTAGCTGTTTGCAGCGTCCTAGCCGTAGGTTTTGTTTGCGCCAGCCCCGTGCTGGGTAATCCCGTCCTCGGACAAAATGATGATTTTCAAAGCGGCGCGGGAAATTGGCAGGGCGGCGGTCAAGCGACACATTCCGACGCTTCGAAAGTAATTTCCACTGGCGGACCGGCAGGCACGGGCGATCAATATCTACAAATCGATTCGAGTATCGGTATGGACGACACCCAGGCTGCCCCGCGCTTACTGGCCATCAGTACCCTTCCCGCCACAGAATGGACCGGCGACTATTTTGATGCCGGCGTCACTTCTGTAAGCATGTGGCTACTGAATCCCAATCCATCGACAACCCTGGATATGCGGATTGCGTTCCGCGATGGCACGACCAACGCATCGCCAGCTTGGGTAACCACCAATCCAGTTGTTTTACAACCGACTAGCGGTTGGCAATTTGAAGTTTTTCCAATCGATCAGGCTGATATGACGCCCGTCGGCTCTCCCCAGGGAACATTTGCCGCCTTCATGAGCGCGGTTCAAGAATTTCGCATTGTTGATTCTGCTACAGCCACTTATGTGGGGGACCAATTCGGCTCCCAAACTTACTTCGGCGTCGATGACATCATGGCTGTGCCGGAACCGTCTACATTCGTATTAGCCGGCCTTGGCTTAACGGCGCTAATTGCCGCCCGTCGTCGCCGGCGTTTTGTACCAATCGCCTGA